A single window of Caldicellulosiruptor bescii DSM 6725 DNA harbors:
- a CDS encoding ABC transporter ATP-binding protein produces the protein MIELIELTKDFGKVRAVDRLSFTINKGEIFGLLGENGAGKTTTLRMLATMLKPTSGTAIISGLDITKEPEKVRRKIGILFGSESGLYARLTARENIEYFGLLHDMKKDEIKKRIDELSERFGMQDYIDKPAGTFSKGMKQKVCFLRSIIHNPEVMLFDEPTNSLDVSSAKEVHDFIRLCKQEGRTIIFSSHSMSEVEKLCDRVAIIHKGKLVVLGSIDEIKQRFSGHSFEDVFIRLVGDSK, from the coding sequence ATGATTGAACTTATTGAACTTACCAAAGACTTTGGCAAGGTCAGGGCGGTTGACAGGCTATCTTTTACCATTAACAAAGGCGAAATTTTCGGGCTCCTTGGTGAAAACGGCGCGGGCAAGACAACAACTTTAAGGATGCTTGCAACAATGCTAAAACCGACATCTGGCACAGCTATTATCTCAGGGCTTGACATTACAAAAGAACCAGAAAAGGTAAGAAGAAAGATAGGAATTTTGTTTGGAAGCGAAAGTGGGCTTTATGCAAGGCTTACAGCCCGGGAGAACATTGAATATTTTGGACTTTTGCACGATATGAAGAAGGATGAGATTAAAAAGAGGATTGATGAGCTATCTGAAAGGTTTGGTATGCAAGATTATATCGACAAGCCTGCCGGAACATTTTCAAAAGGTATGAAGCAGAAGGTGTGCTTTTTAAGGTCAATAATTCATAATCCAGAAGTGATGCTCTTTGATGAGCCGACAAACTCTTTGGATGTATCAAGTGCAAAAGAGGTACATGACTTTATAAGGCTTTGCAAACAGGAAGGAAGAACAATCATATTTTCAAGCCATTCAATGAGTGAGGTTGAAAAGCTGTGTGACAGGGTTGCAATTATTCACAAAGGAAAGCTTGTAGTACTTGGATCAATTGATGAGATAAAGCAAAGATTCTCTGGTCACAGCTTTGAAGATGTATTTATCAGATTGGTGGGTGATAGCAAATGA
- a CDS encoding ABC transporter permease, whose protein sequence is MKINMKHVWIVFKKELKDAFRDRRALFMNFILPILTTPLIFLVIIYASKSAFEVKPEKTKICIIGEQYAKQLVDIIKSSQFDIVQSSNPKKDLQDGKIKAVIEIPQNFLDHLSKEKQVNIKILVDGSDSKSSNVGSILNEIISNFAKNITKQRLLAKNINPEIIEPIVIIKENVAPPRKMALFLLAILVPMFVVLNTSLGGMNAAIDITAGEKERGTLEPLLTTAASRISLVTGKYISVSIMAIISGVTSLIGLGLTFWLLPLVLGKDATKELGDIAALALPASVYFVMFIVVVLTAIIFSAVEVAIASYARSFKEAQTYLTPITFLVLIPAYFTMYKTPNDLVDSYFIIPLINSLAIFKELIYGIINIQHLLLFIVSSTVYLVASIIFASKMFENEKVLFRS, encoded by the coding sequence ATGAAGATAAATATGAAACATGTGTGGATTGTGTTTAAAAAAGAGCTCAAGGATGCTTTCAGAGACAGACGTGCTCTTTTTATGAACTTCATCTTGCCCATACTTACAACTCCTCTTATATTTCTTGTGATAATTTATGCATCTAAGTCTGCGTTTGAGGTTAAACCTGAAAAAACAAAGATTTGTATCATAGGTGAGCAATATGCAAAACAACTTGTTGACATAATTAAAAGCTCCCAGTTTGATATTGTTCAATCTTCAAATCCAAAGAAGGATTTGCAAGATGGGAAAATTAAGGCAGTGATTGAAATTCCACAAAATTTTTTGGACCACCTTTCAAAAGAAAAGCAGGTTAATATAAAGATTTTAGTTGATGGATCTGATTCAAAATCATCAAATGTTGGTTCAATCTTAAATGAAATTATAAGTAACTTTGCAAAAAACATAACAAAGCAAAGGCTTCTGGCAAAAAATATTAATCCTGAAATTATTGAACCCATTGTAATTATAAAAGAAAATGTTGCACCTCCTCGCAAAATGGCATTGTTTTTGCTGGCAATACTTGTCCCTATGTTTGTAGTGCTCAATACCTCACTTGGTGGCATGAATGCTGCTATTGACATAACAGCTGGTGAAAAGGAAAGAGGAACTCTTGAACCACTGTTGACAACTGCTGCATCACGCATCTCACTTGTAACAGGCAAATATATCTCAGTTTCAATAATGGCAATAATAAGCGGAGTTACCTCACTGATAGGGCTTGGACTCACATTTTGGCTTTTGCCATTGGTCCTTGGAAAAGATGCAACAAAAGAATTGGGGGATATAGCAGCTCTTGCACTTCCTGCATCTGTTTACTTTGTAATGTTTATTGTTGTGGTGTTGACAGCTATAATTTTCAGTGCAGTTGAAGTTGCCATTGCCTCATATGCAAGGTCGTTCAAAGAGGCTCAAACTTATCTTACACCTATTACCTTTTTGGTGCTAATCCCCGCTTACTTCACAATGTATAAAACTCCAAATGACTTGGTAGATTCTTACTTTATCATACCGCTTATCAATTCACTTGCAATATTCAAAGAGCTAATATATGGAATCATAAATATTCAGCACTTGTTATTATTCATAGTTTCTTCAACCGTATATCTTGTTGCCTCTATTATATTCGCCTCAAAGATGTTTGAGAATGAGAAGGTGCTGTTCAGAAGCTGA